The following are encoded together in the Mammaliicoccus vitulinus genome:
- the isaB gene encoding immunodominant staphylococcal antigen IsaB family protein, with protein sequence MNKVAKLTIATSISIGTIFGIIDIPSQNGNDVEAATTPYYQFKGYTGYDGSFILDSTFINALEYKNITMNGFRVVQPQSNDGGAFTHRTSYDQTYYFGDKHESEYAASVKFPVKKKHITQSQIINAYGNDYTIEETSNGKNYRFIVGGNIIIFTMDDNYVTEVNIGEDLE encoded by the coding sequence ATGAATAAAGTGGCGAAATTAACAATTGCAACTAGTATTTCTATCGGAACAATCTTTGGAATAATAGATATACCTAGTCAAAACGGTAATGATGTCGAAGCTGCAACAACACCTTATTATCAGTTTAAAGGATATACAGGCTATGATGGTAGCTTTATTTTAGATTCAACCTTCATCAACGCTTTAGAGTATAAGAATATCACAATGAACGGGTTCAGAGTAGTACAGCCCCAGTCGAATGACGGAGGAGCATTTACGCATAGAACATCTTATGATCAAACTTACTATTTTGGTGATAAACATGAAAGTGAATATGCGGCTAGTGTAAAGTTTCCTGTGAAAAAGAAACATATAACTCAATCACAAATTATCAATGCATATGGAAATGATTATACTATAGAAGAAACTAGTAACGGAAAAAATTATAGATTCATTGTTGGGGGCAATATCATTATATTTACTATGGACGATAATTATGTCACAGAAGTGAATATCGGCGAAGATTTAGAATGA
- a CDS encoding DUF2200 domain-containing protein yields MKNEKIYTMSVSSVYPNYVAKVEKKGKTKNDVDEIINWLTGYSQQELEEILANKIDFETFFKEAPNKNPNRKLIKGVICGIRVEEIEEPLMQEIRYLDKLVDELARGKKKENIFRKEK; encoded by the coding sequence ATGAAGAATGAAAAAATATACACGATGTCTGTATCAAGCGTATACCCGAACTACGTTGCTAAAGTAGAGAAAAAAGGAAAAACCAAAAACGACGTAGATGAAATTATCAATTGGCTCACGGGATATAGTCAGCAGGAATTAGAAGAAATATTAGCAAACAAAATTGATTTTGAAACATTCTTTAAAGAAGCACCGAATAAAAATCCTAATAGAAAACTAATTAAAGGTGTTATATGTGGCATACGCGTTGAAGAAATCGAAGAACCACTCATGCAAGAAATCAGATATTTAGACAAATTGGTTGATGAGCTAGCAAGAGGAAAGAAGAAGGAGAACATATTTAGAAAAGAGAAGTAA
- a CDS encoding epoxyqueuosine reductase QueH, with amino-acid sequence MISANSIIAKMKNQKINYDKVMRKMINEWQRSDKRPSILIHSCCAPCSTYTLELLTQYADVAIYFANPNIHPKREYERRAKVQEDFVERFNERMNTNVKYIEAPYEPHKFMKMVKGKGLAEENEGGLRCTACFEMRLELVAEAAANLGYDYFASALTLSPKKNAQLINELGMEVQDIFHVYYLPSDFKKNKGYERSIKMCNEYEIYRQCYCGCVFAAMKQGIDFKEVNQNAKAYLESCSKSCL; translated from the coding sequence GTGATTTCTGCGAATAGTATTATTGCTAAAATGAAAAATCAAAAGATTAATTATGACAAAGTGATGCGTAAGATGATTAATGAATGGCAACGTAGTGATAAGCGACCGAGCATTTTAATTCATAGTTGTTGTGCACCTTGTAGTACATATACGTTAGAGCTTTTAACGCAATATGCGGATGTGGCCATATATTTTGCGAATCCTAATATTCATCCTAAGCGTGAGTATGAAAGACGAGCAAAGGTTCAAGAAGATTTTGTTGAGCGTTTTAATGAACGGATGAATACGAACGTGAAATATATTGAAGCGCCTTATGAACCTCATAAATTTATGAAGATGGTTAAAGGCAAAGGTTTAGCTGAAGAGAATGAAGGCGGATTGAGATGTACGGCTTGTTTTGAAATGCGTTTAGAACTTGTAGCCGAAGCTGCTGCGAATCTTGGATATGATTACTTTGCCAGTGCTTTAACATTGTCTCCTAAGAAAAATGCACAATTGATTAATGAATTGGGGATGGAAGTGCAAGATATTTTTCATGTCTATTATTTACCTAGTGATTTTAAGAAGAATAAAGGTTATGAAAGGTCTATAAAGATGTGTAATGAATATGAAATTTATAGACAGTGTTATTGTGGTTGTGTGTTTGCAGCGATGAAACAAGGTATTGATTTTAAAGAAGTTAATCAAAATGCTAAAGCTTATTTAGAATCATGTAGTAAGAGTTGTTTATAA
- a CDS encoding RBBP9/YdeN family alpha/beta hydrolase: MDKYLYIAHGYNANSHKHWFKWLTEQFQGVQSKILDFPNASNPVLKDWNETLRNEVDLSSGENVIVAHSLGVVTLLNYLSQYDGDINVKGIILVAGFYEVIPELNKIDEYIQHTDIDFDKLQAQVPNIVSVVATNDRVVPYELSENLSKRLNSKFITINHDGHFCDRDGYTQFPEVAHYVNEIFNQ; the protein is encoded by the coding sequence ATGGACAAATATTTATATATCGCACATGGCTATAACGCAAATAGTCATAAACATTGGTTTAAGTGGCTTACTGAACAGTTTCAAGGTGTTCAGAGTAAAATTTTAGATTTTCCGAATGCTTCGAATCCTGTTTTGAAAGATTGGAATGAGACATTAAGGAACGAAGTTGATTTATCTTCTGGTGAAAATGTGATTGTAGCACATAGTTTAGGTGTTGTTACGTTGCTGAATTATCTTTCTCAATATGATGGTGACATTAACGTTAAAGGGATCATATTGGTTGCAGGATTTTATGAAGTTATCCCTGAACTCAATAAAATTGATGAATACATACAACATACGGATATAGATTTTGACAAACTTCAAGCGCAAGTACCTAATATTGTAAGTGTTGTTGCAACAAATGATCGCGTTGTTCCATATGAACTGAGCGAAAATTTATCGAAAAGATTGAATTCAAAGTTTATAACAATCAATCATGATGGTCATTTTTGTGATAGGGATGGTTATACTCAATTTCCCGAAGTTGCGCATTATGTAAATGAAATATTTAATCAATAA
- a CDS encoding GNAT family N-acetyltransferase — MRYNAYNQPIGDAVQSFQQADKPSIEMLEGKYSKLEHLNTSHLDDLFELLCDTDNDLNWTYLPNEPIHDKDEFSTLINNRIHSEDPYFFAIVDKTTDKALGIISLLRINTKASSIEVGHIHYSPLLKRTRIATEVQYLLAKYVFETLGYRRYEWKCDSLNDPSKRAAKRLGFTYEGTFRQALVYKGRNRDTDWFSIIDKEWPNIKQQYEHWLDEKNFNSDGTQIHKLSIL, encoded by the coding sequence ATGAGATATAATGCATACAATCAACCTATTGGTGACGCCGTTCAATCTTTTCAACAAGCTGATAAACCGAGCATTGAAATGCTTGAAGGCAAATATAGTAAATTAGAGCATTTAAATACGAGTCATCTAGACGATTTATTTGAATTGTTATGTGACACAGATAATGATCTAAATTGGACTTACTTACCAAATGAACCAATTCACGATAAAGATGAATTTAGTACTTTAATTAATAATCGTATCCATTCCGAAGATCCTTATTTCTTTGCGATAGTTGATAAAACTACTGACAAAGCTTTAGGTATAATATCACTGCTACGTATTAATACTAAAGCTTCATCTATTGAAGTTGGCCATATCCATTATTCACCTCTTTTAAAAAGAACACGCATTGCTACTGAAGTTCAGTACTTACTCGCTAAATACGTATTTGAAACATTAGGATATAGACGATATGAATGGAAGTGTGATAGTTTAAACGACCCTTCTAAACGCGCAGCAAAGAGATTAGGATTTACATATGAAGGTACTTTTCGACAAGCGTTAGTATATAAAGGTAGAAATAGAGATACAGATTGGTTCTCTATTATAGATAAAGAATGGCCAAATATTAAACAACAATATGAGCATTGGTTAGACGAAAAGAACTTCAATAGTGATGGTACACAAATTCATAAACTATCCATCCTTTAA
- a CDS encoding winged helix-turn-helix transcriptional regulator, translating into MRPINEEKVIHNLGQLGDNYGLLVLAKLSNKEQEQRIILSELEHYNQHMIKQSLELLVENQFLQVRIEEIMPPNIYYKLTEQGALLIPVLEQIEALKI; encoded by the coding sequence ATGCGACCGATCAATGAAGAAAAAGTCATTCATAATCTTGGACAATTAGGAGACAATTATGGTCTTTTAGTTTTGGCTAAATTGAGCAATAAAGAACAAGAGCAAAGAATCATACTCTCTGAACTCGAGCATTATAATCAACACATGATTAAACAATCACTTGAATTATTAGTAGAAAATCAATTTTTACAAGTTAGAATAGAAGAGATCATGCCACCTAATATATATTATAAGCTCACGGAACAAGGAGCATTATTAATACCTGTACTTGAACAGATCGAAGCGTTGAAAATATAA
- a CDS encoding transglycosylase family protein translates to MKKAILSSSLAVAIGATGVASTHVADASEQGVNKEQLAQLAQSNSSELNAHAVQEGAYDINFALDGYEYNFQSDGQNFTWEYHATNAADSESTQAPVAEQQQPVAEQNVAEQTPAPAANNTASEQATQEAPQQVEAPKQETQQATTQQAPQQVEAPKQETKTAQTSSASEGSNVNVNDHLKAIAQRESGGDLKAVNASSGAAGKYQFLQTTWDSVAPAQYKGVSPTEAPEAVQDAAAVKLYNTAGASQWVTA, encoded by the coding sequence ATGAAAAAAGCAATTTTATCTTCATCATTAGCAGTAGCAATCGGAGCAACAGGGGTAGCATCTACACACGTAGCAGATGCATCTGAACAAGGCGTAAATAAAGAGCAATTAGCTCAGTTAGCTCAATCAAATTCATCAGAACTTAATGCACATGCTGTCCAAGAAGGCGCATATGATATTAATTTCGCATTAGATGGTTATGAGTATAACTTCCAATCAGATGGTCAAAACTTTACGTGGGAATATCACGCAACTAATGCCGCTGACTCAGAAAGCACTCAAGCTCCTGTAGCTGAGCAACAACAACCAGTTGCTGAACAAAACGTAGCTGAACAAACACCAGCTCCAGCAGCAAATAACACTGCTAGTGAACAAGCAACTCAAGAAGCTCCACAACAAGTTGAAGCTCCAAAACAAGAAACACAACAAGCTACAACTCAACAAGCTCCACAACAAGTTGAAGCTCCAAAACAAGAAACTAAAACAGCTCAAACATCTTCAGCTTCTGAAGGTTCAAATGTAAACGTTAATGATCACTTAAAAGCTATCGCTCAACGTGAATCAGGCGGTGACTTAAAAGCTGTTAACGCATCTTCAGGTGCAGCAGGTAAATACCAATTCCTACAAACTACTTGGGATTCAGTAGCTCCTGCTCAATATAAAGGTGTATCACCTACAGAAGCTCCAGAAGCAGTACAAGATGCAGCAGCTGTTAAATTATACAACACTGCAGGCGCTTCACAATGGGTAACTGCATAA
- a CDS encoding helix-turn-helix domain-containing protein produces MKDIHTIVAHNLSQYRTSQQLSLSTVSKRTGVSKTMLNQIENGQSNPTITTLWKIANGLHLPISDLISNKDDNINCVSKADIVPIYNDDQTVIIYPYFPFNIDKNFEMFNMELKGNAEMVSEGHHVGSEEYIIVHKGVLEIEINGHKHTIKQDDAIHFESDVTHTYRNISNEDVHLTATIQYNK; encoded by the coding sequence ATGAAAGATATCCATACAATCGTCGCACATAATTTATCACAATACCGCACATCACAACAATTAAGTTTGAGCACAGTATCCAAAAGAACTGGCGTAAGTAAAACGATGCTCAACCAAATTGAGAACGGACAATCTAACCCTACAATCACAACATTATGGAAAATAGCTAATGGATTACATCTACCTATATCAGATTTAATCTCCAATAAAGATGACAATATCAATTGTGTGTCTAAAGCAGATATCGTTCCAATCTATAACGACGATCAAACAGTCATCATATATCCTTATTTCCCATTCAATATAGATAAGAACTTTGAAATGTTTAATATGGAATTAAAAGGCAATGCCGAAATGGTATCAGAAGGTCATCATGTAGGATCAGAAGAATATATTATCGTTCATAAAGGTGTATTAGAAATTGAAATAAATGGGCATAAACATACAATTAAACAAGATGATGCTATACATTTCGAATCAGACGTTACACATACGTATCGCAATATAAGTAATGAAGATGTTCATTTAACAGCGACTATTCAATATAATAAATAA
- a CDS encoding YbfB/YjiJ family MFS transporter: MSSSKAYKQLLLGMLSLFIVMAIGRFSYTPVLPFMQKATHLSNQDAGLLATINYLGYLIGAMIPTFLIMKSKVIDLKIYLLINIISVLLMGFTHDFVTWNILRFVAGITSGTVFVLASNVVLESLNKGGKSHLSGFLYSGVGIGIFTSSIFVQLYTDSETWASTWIILGVASLVMGSVVIFLMKDIKEPINLENKNLNVNNKSEAYTKWFMVFFSIAYLLEGAGYIVTGTFLVAIVESIPNLKGYAALSWMFVGLAAIPSCILWSILGNKIGFIKAIYLAFILQFIGVILPVFSHNTVSLIISSCLFGGTFLGLTTLFMSRGQLMSAISGKNLVALLTFIYSLGQVIAPYFAGILIGDTDNYNGALIFASSLLVLAIVAIFISQRPVQKKLKK, from the coding sequence TTGTCATCTAGTAAAGCTTATAAACAACTATTATTAGGTATGTTATCACTTTTTATCGTTATGGCGATTGGTCGATTTTCATACACGCCCGTTTTACCTTTCATGCAAAAAGCAACTCATTTAAGCAATCAAGATGCTGGACTATTGGCGACGATTAATTATTTAGGTTATTTAATCGGTGCCATGATTCCGACTTTCTTGATTATGAAAAGTAAGGTTATTGATTTAAAAATATACTTATTAATAAACATTATTTCTGTATTGTTGATGGGTTTTACACATGACTTTGTAACGTGGAATATTTTAAGATTTGTAGCCGGTATTACAAGTGGTACTGTATTTGTGCTTGCTTCTAATGTTGTATTAGAATCTTTAAATAAAGGTGGCAAGTCTCATTTATCTGGGTTCTTATATAGTGGCGTGGGTATTGGAATATTTACGAGCAGTATCTTTGTTCAACTGTATACGGATAGCGAAACATGGGCATCTACATGGATCATATTAGGTGTCGCATCTTTAGTGATGGGGTCAGTTGTTATTTTCTTAATGAAAGATATTAAAGAACCTATAAATTTAGAGAACAAGAACTTAAATGTAAATAATAAAAGTGAAGCATATACAAAGTGGTTTATGGTATTCTTCTCAATTGCTTATTTATTAGAAGGTGCGGGATATATTGTAACAGGTACATTCTTAGTGGCAATTGTTGAATCTATTCCAAATCTGAAAGGATATGCTGCGTTAAGTTGGATGTTTGTAGGTTTAGCGGCAATACCATCTTGTATATTATGGTCTATTTTAGGAAATAAAATTGGGTTTATTAAAGCAATCTATCTAGCATTTATACTCCAATTTATAGGCGTCATATTACCAGTATTTTCACATAACACTGTAAGTTTAATTATCAGTTCATGTTTGTTTGGAGGAACTTTCTTAGGCTTAACGACGCTATTTATGTCACGAGGCCAATTAATGAGTGCAATTTCAGGTAAAAATTTAGTAGCGTTATTAACATTTATCTACAGTCTTGGGCAAGTAATAGCGCCTTACTTTGCAGGAATATTAATTGGAGATACAGATAATTACAATGGTGCACTTATTTTTGCGTCATCGTTGTTAGTACTAGCAATAGTTGCTATATTTATAAGCCAAAGACCAGTTCAGAAGAAGTTGAAGAAGTAG
- a CDS encoding CynX/NimT family MFS transporter: MNNINRNNKQSWILFIGILLIGATLRAPITSVGIALPSIKETLSLSNTSVSLITIIPLLSFAVISLFAAKISNRFGIGRTVFGALIFIFLGIMLRAITGISWLYLGTVLIGVGIAFGNVLTPGIIKMNFPLRIGIMTGYYTVVMNIFGSLSSYITAPLVKQYNYSIAISLIGVITLLGIIVWSFQLKKHDHVNSSQTSTNINVWKSPLSWQITLLMGGQSMIFYSLINWLPEFLLSNGTPINEAGIYLSILQLAIIPLTFVTPIFAEKMNNQVVITFVTGLLFVLGILTLMLQPGWAFVGIILIGIASGLAFGLVNTFFGLRAESGHTAAKLSGMSQSVGYLFAAIGPLFFGILHDVTQSWNASFSILLITSLLIMLVGSQAGRNKTIEQTLQK, encoded by the coding sequence ATGAATAATATTAATAGAAATAATAAACAAAGCTGGATACTGTTTATAGGCATCTTATTAATTGGGGCAACTCTAAGAGCACCAATTACTTCGGTTGGAATAGCTTTACCATCAATTAAAGAAACATTAAGTTTATCTAATACATCAGTCAGTTTAATTACAATTATTCCGTTACTTTCTTTTGCAGTTATTTCGTTGTTTGCTGCAAAAATAAGTAATAGATTTGGTATAGGACGTACTGTATTCGGTGCGCTTATATTTATATTTTTAGGAATTATGTTGAGAGCGATAACAGGCATATCTTGGCTTTATTTAGGCACAGTTTTAATCGGTGTAGGTATTGCATTTGGAAATGTTTTAACACCAGGCATAATAAAAATGAATTTTCCTTTACGCATAGGTATTATGACAGGGTATTACACAGTTGTGATGAACATATTTGGTAGCCTTTCTTCATATATAACTGCACCATTAGTTAAGCAGTATAACTATAGTATCGCGATTAGTTTAATAGGTGTGATAACTTTATTAGGTATTATTGTATGGTCATTTCAATTGAAAAAACATGATCATGTAAATTCTTCTCAAACAAGTACTAATATCAATGTTTGGAAATCGCCGTTATCGTGGCAAATCACATTATTAATGGGTGGACAGTCTATGATATTTTATTCACTCATCAATTGGTTGCCTGAATTTTTATTAAGTAACGGTACACCCATTAATGAAGCGGGTATTTATTTATCTATTCTACAATTAGCCATTATTCCACTTACATTTGTCACACCGATATTTGCTGAAAAGATGAATAATCAAGTGGTCATTACTTTTGTGACAGGTTTATTATTTGTTCTAGGAATATTAACGTTAATGCTTCAACCTGGCTGGGCATTTGTAGGTATCATATTAATAGGCATCGCAAGTGGACTAGCATTTGGCTTAGTCAATACGTTCTTTGGACTAAGAGCAGAAAGTGGTCATACAGCTGCTAAATTATCAGGAATGTCTCAATCAGTAGGTTACTTATTTGCAGCAATCGGACCGTTATTCTTCGGCATATTGCATGATGTCACACAAAGCTGGAATGCTTCATTTAGTATTTTACTGATAACATCATTACTCATCATGCTCGTTGGATCACAAGCAGGAAGAAATAAAACAATAGAACAAACTTTACAAAAATAA
- a CDS encoding phosphatase PAP2 family protein, with the protein MKKDSMLIMSYAIILLLIIVSIFTKYIYPIDHAVYHFIQNNTIEFRLHNYLSIVSFIFSPLHTVFLIGIIFIGLYFYNKQHFLPYLIFTITALITGTLLKYIIQRPRPSDLIEGFSFPSLHTLILFVALFVLLALYNTYIVKWISSILIISMMCSRIYLNAHFFSDTVASLIIVHLVYLTVNKILERHPLS; encoded by the coding sequence ATGAAGAAAGACTCAATGCTCATTATGAGTTATGCAATTATTTTACTATTAATCATTGTATCTATTTTTACTAAATACATATACCCGATAGATCACGCTGTTTATCATTTTATTCAAAATAATACAATTGAATTTAGGTTACATAATTATTTATCTATCGTGTCTTTTATATTCTCGCCATTACATACAGTTTTTTTAATAGGCATCATATTTATAGGTTTGTATTTCTATAACAAGCAGCACTTCTTACCTTATTTAATTTTCACGATTACTGCTCTCATTACAGGAACATTGCTAAAATATATTATCCAAAGACCGAGACCTTCAGATTTAATTGAAGGATTTAGCTTTCCAAGTTTGCATACTTTAATATTATTTGTAGCCTTATTTGTATTGCTCGCTTTATACAACACATATATCGTAAAGTGGATTTCTTCTATTTTAATCATTTCAATGATGTGTTCAAGAATTTATTTAAATGCTCATTTCTTTTCTGATACGGTAGCTAGTTTAATCATCGTTCATTTAGTGTATTTAACTGTAAATAAGATTTTGGAAAGACATCCTCTTTCATAA
- the tenA gene encoding thiaminase II → MKFTDSVFKRVEPIWESYMKHPFIQGLGDGTLDEEKFKHWLKQDYVYLIEYARLFSIGAAKSTDLKMMTTYADLANGTLHTEMDLHRSYAKQFNISEEELEQTEPAQTTVAYTSYMLNLAQQGGIENVIAAILTCTWSYSYIGLKLAEIEGVKDHPLYGEWVNMYASEEFSTFKEDCIQLMDTVAEGKTEEELNRLEDIIVKTSYYEYMFWEMAENLETWPVPVK, encoded by the coding sequence ATGAAATTTACAGATAGCGTATTTAAAAGAGTTGAACCAATATGGGAATCTTATATGAAACATCCGTTTATTCAAGGACTAGGCGATGGGACACTTGATGAAGAGAAATTTAAACATTGGCTGAAACAAGATTACGTGTATTTGATTGAATATGCGAGACTATTTTCCATTGGGGCTGCTAAATCAACAGATTTAAAGATGATGACGACTTATGCAGATCTAGCAAACGGTACGTTGCATACAGAAATGGATTTACATCGTAGTTATGCTAAACAATTTAATATATCTGAAGAAGAGCTTGAACAAACAGAACCAGCCCAAACAACAGTAGCTTATACGAGTTATATGTTAAATTTGGCCCAACAAGGTGGAATTGAGAACGTTATAGCTGCAATTTTAACGTGTACATGGAGCTATAGCTATATAGGCTTGAAGTTAGCTGAAATTGAAGGTGTAAAGGATCATCCGCTATATGGAGAATGGGTTAATATGTATGCATCTGAAGAATTTAGTACATTTAAAGAAGACTGCATTCAATTAATGGATACAGTTGCAGAAGGTAAGACTGAAGAAGAACTTAATCGTTTAGAAGATATTATTGTAAAGACAAGCTACTATGAATATATGTTCTGGGAAATGGCTGAGAATCTTGAAACATGGCCAGTACCAGTGAAATAA
- a CDS encoding amino acid permease, with protein sequence MEDNHLKRGLSSRQVQMIALGGTIGVGLFMGASSTIKWTGPSAIFAYLVAGLFLYLVMRAMGELVYLYPTTGSFANYASDYLHPVAGYVTAWSNIFQWIVVGMSEVIAVGQYMQYWWPDLPTWIPGVIVVITLAAANLASVKAFGEFEFWFAMIKVVTIILMIVAGFGLIFFGLGNGGNAIGLGNLTEHGGFFPNGIVGFFFALSMVVGSYQGVELIGITAGETKDPQKNIKKAVNGVIWRILIFYIGAIFVIVTVYPWDQLGNVGSPFVATFAKVGITIAAGLINFVVITAAMSGCNSGIFSSSRMVYTLAQKGQMPRIFKKVMKTGVPFFAVLAISIGIFIGVILNILLPLFIDGSENIFVYVYSASILPGMVPWFMILFSHIQFRKKHPEEIKDHPFKMPFAPYTNYLTLGFFILVLIGMLFNAETRVSVIIGIVFLSAMTLIYFLRGYHKVDRGEY encoded by the coding sequence ATGGAAGACAATCATTTAAAAAGGGGTCTTAGCTCACGCCAAGTTCAGATGATTGCACTTGGTGGAACAATCGGTGTAGGTTTATTTATGGGTGCATCTAGTACGATTAAATGGACTGGACCATCGGCTATATTTGCTTATTTAGTAGCAGGGCTATTTTTGTATTTAGTAATGAGAGCAATGGGAGAATTAGTATACTTATATCCAACAACTGGTTCATTTGCCAACTATGCAAGTGATTATTTACATCCAGTAGCAGGCTATGTAACTGCTTGGAGTAACATATTCCAATGGATAGTAGTAGGAATGAGTGAAGTTATCGCAGTCGGACAATATATGCAATACTGGTGGCCAGACTTACCAACCTGGATACCTGGTGTCATAGTTGTCATTACATTAGCAGCAGCCAATTTAGCTTCAGTTAAAGCTTTTGGTGAATTTGAATTCTGGTTTGCAATGATAAAAGTCGTAACAATTATTTTAATGATTGTTGCAGGGTTTGGTTTAATATTCTTTGGACTAGGAAATGGCGGAAATGCTATAGGTTTAGGTAATTTAACTGAACACGGAGGATTCTTCCCTAATGGTATAGTAGGCTTCTTCTTTGCTTTATCAATGGTTGTTGGTTCCTATCAAGGTGTAGAACTAATAGGTATTACAGCAGGTGAAACGAAAGATCCACAGAAAAACATAAAGAAAGCTGTAAACGGTGTTATATGGCGTATTTTAATCTTCTACATAGGTGCAATATTCGTTATCGTAACAGTTTATCCATGGGATCAACTAGGTAATGTAGGTAGTCCATTCGTTGCAACATTTGCAAAAGTGGGTATTACAATTGCAGCAGGATTAATTAACTTTGTCGTAATTACAGCAGCAATGTCTGGTTGTAATTCTGGAATATTTAGTTCAAGTCGTATGGTATACACGTTAGCTCAAAAAGGACAAATGCCTCGTATATTTAAAAAAGTAATGAAAACAGGCGTTCCATTCTTTGCAGTATTAGCAATTTCAATTGGTATCTTTATAGGTGTTATTTTAAACATCTTATTACCATTATTTATAGATGGTTCTGAAAATATATTTGTATACGTATATAGTGCTTCTATTTTACCAGGGATGGTACCATGGTTTATGATCTTATTCAGTCACATTCAATTTAGAAAAAAACATCCTGAAGAAATTAAAGATCATCCATTCAAAATGCCATTCGCACCATATACAAACTATCTGACATTAGGGTTCTTTATTTTAGTACTTATCGGTATGTTATTTAATGCAGAAACAAGAGTATCCGTTATTATCGGTATCGTATTCCTATCAGCAATGACACTTATATACTTCTTAAGAGGTTATCATAAAGTAGATAGAGGCGAATATTAA
- a CDS encoding fructosamine kinase family protein, translated as MNKDWQSQLPINNIKEIIPVSGGDVNEAYKVETKDGPYFLLVQHNRSETFYAAEIAGLEAFEAAGITAPVVKGYGQIHDDAYLVLSYLEEGRSGSQRELGKLVAKLHSHHEPHGKFGFHLPYHGSDITFENGWKDSWINIFVEQRLDQLKDEIVQRKLWSNDEILLFEKVREKIVKALENHNSKPSLLHGDLWAGNFMFLSNGEPALFDPSPLYGDREFDLGATRVFGGFTNEFYDAYNETLPLSKGANQRIKFYELYLLMVHLVKFGSMYAGSVNRTMNEILD; from the coding sequence ATGAATAAAGATTGGCAATCACAATTACCTATAAATAATATTAAAGAAATTATACCCGTTAGTGGTGGAGATGTTAACGAGGCTTATAAAGTAGAAACTAAAGATGGACCATATTTCTTGCTCGTTCAACATAATAGAAGTGAAACATTTTATGCTGCAGAAATCGCCGGTTTAGAAGCATTTGAAGCGGCTGGTATTACCGCCCCTGTAGTTAAAGGTTACGGACAAATTCATGATGATGCTTATTTAGTATTGAGCTATCTTGAAGAAGGTCGCTCCGGCAGTCAAAGGGAACTTGGTAAACTTGTTGCGAAGTTGCATAGTCATCATGAACCACATGGCAAGTTTGGTTTCCATTTACCATATCATGGTAGTGATATTACGTTTGAAAATGGATGGAAAGACTCGTGGATCAATATATTTGTAGAACAAAGGTTAGACCAACTGAAAGATGAAATTGTTCAGAGAAAATTATGGTCTAACGATGAAATTTTATTATTTGAAAAAGTACGTGAAAAGATTGTAAAAGCTTTAGAAAATCATAATAGTAAGCCTTCACTCTTACATGGAGATTTATGGGCAGGTAATTTTATGTTTTTATCAAACGGAGAACCTGCTTTATTCGATCCATCGCCTTTATATGGAGATAGAGAATTTGATCTCGGTGCTACACGTGTATTTGGAGGATTTACGAATGAATTTTACGATGCATATAATGAGACATTACCTTTAAGTAAAGGCGCGAATCAAAGAATAAAATTTTATGAGCTTTATTTATTAATGGTGCATTTAGTGAAGTTTGGTTCTATGTATGCAGGTAGTGTAAATAGAACGATGAATGAAATATTAGATTGA